The bacterium genome includes the window GGCGATGCCGAGCCGGCGCCCGAGCTCCGCGAGCCCGGCGTTGGCGCGCTCCTGCTCCGCCAGGCCGTTGGCCTGCAGCTCCAGGTAGAAGTTGCCGTCGCCGAAGATCTCGCGCAGCTCCAGCGCGGCCTTCTCCGCGCCCGCCGCGTCCCCGCGCAGGATCTTCTGGGCGACCTCGCCCTTGAGGCAGCCCGAGAGGGCGATGACGCCGGCGGCGTGCCCGCGCAGGAAGGCCTTGTCGACGCGCGGCTTGTAGTAGAAGCCCTCGAGGTTGGCGGCCGAGGTCAGCCGCACGAGGTTGCGGTAGCCGGTCTCGTCGCGGGCGAGCAGCGTCAGGTGGTTGGCGGCGTCGGCGGCCCCGCCGGAGCGCTCGCGCATGTTCCCCGGCGCGATGTAGGCCTCGACGCCGAGGATCGGCTTGAGGCCGGCCTTCATGGCGTGGGAGTAGAAGTCGACGACGCCGTGCATCTGGCCGTGGTCGGTGATGGCGACGGCGGGCATGCGCAGCTCGGCGGCGCGCGCGACGAGCCTCTCGACGAAGATCATGCCGTCGAGCAGGCTGTACTGGGTGTGCACGTGCAGATGCACGAAGTCGGCGTGCTTCAAGAACGCAACTCCTTACGTGCGGTTCACATGTCGTCTCGTGGCGGGGATGATAGGCGCGGGGGCGGGCACTGTCAAAGCGGGTCCAACGCACCGCGCACGACCCGTGACCGGGCACCGGCCCGGGGGCGCCTGTTCACTTCCGTCTCGCCCTGCGGCCCTCAGCCGGCGAGAGCACTCATCAGCTGCTCGACTGTCAATGCGCCGGCCACACTCAGCGGACACTGCAAGCGGCCGGCGCATTATGACCGTTCACAGGCGCCCCCGGGCCGGTGCCCTGTGCTCGGGCCGGCACGGGCTCAAGCGGGGGCGGGGCGGTGACGGGCGGACGCATGGTGGAGCGCGAGGCCCCCCAGAAAATGGGGACAGATTTATTTTTTGTGGCAGCCGTGCGGAGCAACGGGGGGACGTCCTGGAAAAATAAATCTGTCCCCATTTTCTGCATTTTCTGGAGCGCGTAACGTCGCGGCCGCCCGGCACCGCCCCGCCCCCGCGCGCACCTGCATTGCAGAAGGTGCCCAAAGGGAAGGGGCGCCCCCCGGGTCGGAGCCCGCACTGGCGCCGAGACCGTGCCAGCCCGGGTACTCCGACGGACAACGCTGCTAGGGCGCCTGCCCGAACGGACGCAGGACGATGTCGATGTTGTCGACGAAGGCGCCGTCGGGCACCGCCACGGCGTGGTCCGGCGTCCCCTCGTAGAAGCCGAAGGGCTCGCCCGGCGCGGGCTTGTCGCGGATGTGCGCGCGGGCGCCGACCCGGTAGCGGCCGCCCGCCGGCAGGTAGATGACGTAGCGGCCGTCGGCGGCGGTCATCGCCGAGGTGAAGTCGGGGACGCGGCGCATGTCCTCGCCCGCGTAGGCGATGGCGAAGACCCAGCCGACCGGCGCCCCGGACGCGTCCGTGATCCTGCCGCGGATGCCGGTCGCCGTCGGGCCGCGCGGGCCGCCGCGCGAGAACATCAGGTCGCGCATCTCCTCGAGCTCCAGGTCGACGACCGTGAAGGCGTCCACGGCCACGGTCGCCGGGTTGCCGGCGAAGATCCGCTGGAGGTCGCCGGGGACGAGCGGGCCCGCGTCGCTCCCCGACGCGCGCTTGCGGGCGACGAGCCAGTAGCTGCCCTCGACGAGGTCGATGAGGTATGAGCCGTCGCGGCCGGACGGCGCGCTCGCGAAGTCCGCGGGGCCGAGGAAATTCGCGCTCTGGCGGCGGTAGGCGTAGACCGTCGCCCCCGCCAGCGGCCGGCCGCCGTACGTCAGCGTCCCGCGCACGCCCTGCGTGGGGGCGGGGGGCGCGGACGGCGCCGGCCCCG containing:
- a CDS encoding carboxypeptidase-like regulatory domain-containing protein produces the protein GPAPSAPPAPTQGVRGTLTYGGRPLAGATVYAYRRQSANFLGPADFASAPSGRDGSYLIDLVEGSYWLVARKRASGSDAGPLVPGDLQRIFAGNPATVAVDAFTVVDLELEEMRDLMFSRGGPRGPTATGIRGRITDASGAPVGWVFAIAYAGEDMRRVPDFTSAMTAADGRYVIYLPAGGRYRVGARAHIRDKPAPGEPFGFYEGTPDHAVAVPDGAFVDNIDIVLRPFGQAP